The following proteins are encoded in a genomic region of Streptococcus cristatus AS 1.3089:
- a CDS encoding SP0191 family lipoprotein, producing MKKSVVLLMASLAVLTACGQQSNGGKAGGNQSVQSESKEKSVTKSYQLNQKVQGLDQTMTLTVTYKGKKYEKVNIAISQNLPEDAKEYLAGQDLSSLQEEVSKSFKQSSGVDKLEQVKGIEVQVKVTEKGTVDIDFIIDPTTLDYDAAAKVPTYGPLFKQMKSQTPEEFIKSFQDEGGKEVSNPS from the coding sequence ATGAAAAAATCAGTAGTACTTTTAATGGCTAGTTTGGCGGTGTTGACAGCTTGTGGACAACAGTCAAATGGAGGAAAAGCTGGTGGCAACCAGTCTGTTCAAAGTGAGTCAAAAGAAAAATCGGTTACCAAGTCTTATCAGTTAAATCAAAAGGTACAAGGACTTGATCAAACGATGACCTTGACGGTTACCTACAAAGGCAAGAAGTATGAAAAGGTTAATATTGCTATTTCGCAAAATTTACCAGAAGATGCTAAGGAGTACTTAGCTGGTCAAGATTTATCTTCTTTACAGGAAGAAGTGAGTAAGAGCTTCAAGCAAAGTTCAGGAGTCGATAAGCTTGAACAAGTGAAAGGCATTGAAGTTCAGGTTAAAGTGACTGAAAAGGGCACTGTTGATATTGATTTTATCATCGATCCGACAACTCTTGATTACGATGCTGCTGCTAAGGTACCGACCTACGGACCACTCTTTAAACAAATGAAGTCCCAGACGCCAGAAGAATTTATCAAGTCCTTCCAAGATGAAGGGGGTAAGGAAGTTAGCAATCCATCCTAA
- the cls gene encoding cardiolipin synthase: MDLGKFRLLMSKYGFSIIIMLLELFLVFAAFFYFNLLVPNWLSALVIVSLYIGTILTIVNRNMPPESKVTWLLFAVVPVFGFLLYLMIGERRLSKKEIQQLEKMDSMKFREDNSYDLRVELKQENKSAFGIVKSLLSMDHNADVYDGTASQYFPLGEEMFEAMLDDLRSAKKFIFLEFYIIDPGLMWNRILEILVDKVQQGVEVKLLYDDIGCMATLSGDYTKRLRKMGIDAHKFNKVIPRMTVAYNNRDHRKILVVDGQVGYTGGINLADEYINHIVRFGHWKDGGVRLEGSAVKALTRLFLMNWYINRGEITDFDRYHFDSQRVEGKGLYIPYGSGPKPIYKEQVGKAVYQNIINQAIDYVYITTPYLIIDYDLTEDIKNAAMRGVDVRIVTPFIPDKKLIQIVTRGAYPDLMEAGVRIYEYTPGFIHSKNVISDDELAVVGTINFDYRSLVHHYENAVLMYQTESIADIKQDFEDLFDVSKEISLETLQNSWYQRLLKEIMQLFAPLL; encoded by the coding sequence ATGGATCTAGGCAAGTTTCGTTTGCTGATGTCCAAGTATGGTTTCAGCATCATTATCATGTTACTAGAATTATTTCTTGTTTTTGCGGCCTTTTTCTATTTTAATCTGTTGGTGCCTAATTGGTTGTCAGCCCTTGTCATTGTTTCTTTATATATTGGGACTATCTTGACCATTGTCAATCGGAATATGCCTCCCGAAAGCAAGGTGACTTGGCTCTTGTTTGCAGTCGTACCTGTCTTTGGTTTTCTGCTTTATCTGATGATTGGGGAGAGACGCCTTTCCAAAAAAGAAATCCAGCAGCTGGAAAAAATGGACTCAATGAAGTTTCGAGAGGATAATAGCTATGACCTGCGAGTCGAACTCAAGCAGGAAAACAAATCAGCCTTTGGCATTGTCAAGTCTTTGCTGAGTATGGATCACAATGCTGATGTCTACGATGGCACGGCTTCTCAGTATTTCCCCCTTGGCGAAGAGATGTTTGAGGCTATGCTAGATGATTTGCGTTCGGCCAAGAAATTCATTTTTCTGGAATTTTATATCATTGATCCAGGTTTGATGTGGAATCGTATCCTTGAGATTTTAGTAGATAAAGTCCAGCAGGGAGTTGAAGTCAAGCTGCTTTACGATGATATTGGCTGTATGGCAACCCTTTCGGGAGATTATACGAAAAGGCTGCGCAAGATGGGAATTGATGCCCATAAGTTTAATAAGGTGATTCCGCGGATGACGGTGGCCTATAACAATCGTGACCACCGCAAGATTTTGGTGGTGGATGGGCAAGTCGGCTATACAGGCGGTATCAATCTGGCAGATGAGTATATCAACCATATCGTGCGTTTCGGGCATTGGAAAGATGGCGGTGTCCGTCTGGAAGGTAGTGCAGTGAAGGCCTTGACGCGTCTGTTTTTGATGAATTGGTACATCAATCGCGGGGAAATTACAGACTTTGACCGTTATCACTTTGATAGCCAGCGAGTGGAAGGCAAAGGGCTTTATATCCCGTATGGTAGTGGCCCCAAACCGATTTATAAGGAACAGGTGGGCAAGGCTGTCTACCAGAATATCATCAACCAAGCCATTGATTACGTCTATATTACGACTCCTTATTTGATTATTGATTATGATTTGACAGAGGATATCAAAAACGCAGCTATGAGAGGGGTGGATGTTCGCATTGTGACGCCATTTATTCCTGATAAAAAGCTGATTCAGATCGTCACTCGTGGTGCTTATCCAGACTTGATGGAGGCTGGTGTTAGGATCTATGAGTACACTCCTGGTTTTATCCACAGTAAGAACGTTATTTCGGATGATGAGTTAGCCGTGGTCGGAACTATTAATTTTGACTACCGTAGTCTGGTGCATCATTATGAAAATGCCGTCCTTATGTATCAAACAGAATCGATTGCGGATATTAAGCAGGATTTTGAAGACTTGTTTGATGTTTCCAAAGAAATCTCCCTTGAAACCCTTCAGAATAGCTGGTACCAGCGTTTACTGAAGGAAATCATGCAATTATTTGCTCCGCTACTTTAA
- the nrdD gene encoding anaerobic ribonucleoside-triphosphate reductase, giving the protein MILREEKFDTAPAIYVEKRDGRRVNFDVSKIYKAMVRAAQDLGPMTPMLEAKLETITDRVVAEISSRFAKYVKIYEIQNIVEHELLNAKEYAIAENYITYRTQRDFERSKATDINFTIDKLLNKDRTVVNENANKDSDVFNTQRDLTAGIVGKSIGLKMLPPHVANAHQKGDIHYHDLDYSPYTPMTNCCLIDFDSMLKNGFKIGNAEVESPKSIQTATAQISQIIANVASSQYGGCSADRIDEVLAPYAELNYQKHLKDAEQWVLPDKQEEYAWAKTKKDIYDAMQSLEYEINTLFTSNGQTPFTSLGFGLGTNRFEREIQKAILNIRIKGLGSEHRTAIFPKLIFTLKRGLNLEPGTPNYDIKELALECATKRMYPDVLSYDKIIDLTGSFKVPMGCRSFLQGWKDENGQEVNSGRMNLGVVTVNLPRIALESEGDLDKFWEIFNERMNIAEDALVYRVERTKEASPANAPILYQYGAFGQRLGKYDQVDQLFTHRRATVSLGYIGLYEVAAVFYGGNWETNPEAKDFTIAIVKDMKRRVEEWSDQYDYHFSVYSTPSESLTDRFCRLDTEKFGIVPDITDKEYYTNSFHYDVRKNPTPFEKLDFEKIYPEVGASGGFIHYCEYPVLQQNPKALEAVWDYAYDRVGYLGTNTPIDRCYKCNFEGDFTPTERGFTCPNCGNSDPKTVDVVKRTCGYLGNPQARPMVNGRHKEISARVKHMNGSTIKYEGN; this is encoded by the coding sequence ATGATTTTAAGAGAAGAAAAATTTGATACAGCGCCCGCCATCTACGTTGAGAAGCGAGACGGCCGGAGAGTGAATTTTGATGTGAGCAAGATTTATAAGGCTATGGTGCGGGCAGCTCAGGACCTTGGTCCCATGACGCCCATGCTGGAGGCTAAGCTCGAAACCATCACAGACCGTGTTGTGGCAGAAATCAGCAGTCGCTTCGCCAAGTATGTCAAAATCTATGAAATTCAGAATATCGTTGAGCATGAGCTTTTGAATGCCAAGGAATATGCCATTGCGGAGAACTATATCACTTACCGCACCCAACGGGATTTTGAGCGCTCAAAAGCAACAGATATTAACTTTACCATTGACAAGCTCCTCAACAAAGATCGGACGGTGGTTAACGAGAATGCCAATAAGGACAGCGATGTTTTCAATACCCAACGGGATTTGACAGCTGGGATTGTCGGCAAGTCCATCGGCCTTAAGATGCTGCCGCCTCATGTGGCCAATGCTCACCAGAAGGGGGACATCCACTATCATGATTTGGACTACAGCCCTTATACACCAATGACCAACTGCTGTCTGATTGACTTTGACAGCATGCTGAAAAATGGCTTCAAAATTGGGAATGCAGAAGTAGAGAGTCCCAAGTCTATCCAGACCGCGACAGCTCAAATCTCACAGATTATTGCCAATGTAGCTTCCAGCCAGTACGGAGGTTGCTCAGCGGACCGGATTGATGAAGTCTTGGCGCCTTATGCTGAGCTTAATTATCAAAAGCATCTCAAGGATGCGGAGCAGTGGGTTTTGCCGGATAAGCAGGAAGAGTACGCCTGGGCGAAGACCAAGAAGGACATCTACGATGCCATGCAGTCGCTGGAGTATGAGATCAATACTCTCTTTACCTCTAACGGTCAAACTCCTTTTACTTCGCTGGGCTTTGGTCTGGGCACCAATCGTTTTGAGCGGGAAATTCAGAAGGCTATTCTCAATATCCGTATCAAGGGGTTGGGAAGCGAGCACCGCACGGCGATTTTCCCTAAGCTGATTTTCACCCTGAAGCGTGGGCTCAATCTAGAGCCGGGAACGCCCAACTACGACATCAAAGAACTGGCTCTGGAGTGTGCCACTAAGCGCATGTATCCCGATGTGCTTTCCTATGACAAGATTATCGACTTGACCGGATCCTTCAAGGTGCCGATGGGCTGCCGTTCTTTCCTGCAAGGCTGGAAAGATGAAAATGGTCAGGAAGTCAACTCCGGCCGTATGAATCTGGGTGTCGTTACTGTCAATCTGCCGCGGATTGCGCTTGAATCCGAGGGGGATCTGGATAAATTCTGGGAAATCTTTAACGAGCGGATGAATATCGCTGAGGATGCTTTGGTTTACCGAGTGGAGCGGACGAAGGAAGCCAGTCCAGCCAATGCACCGATTCTTTATCAGTATGGGGCTTTTGGCCAACGTCTGGGCAAGTATGATCAGGTAGACCAGCTCTTTACTCACCGTCGTGCAACGGTCTCCCTAGGCTATATCGGTCTGTATGAAGTGGCAGCAGTCTTTTACGGCGGTAATTGGGAGACTAATCCTGAAGCCAAGGATTTTACGATTGCTATTGTCAAAGATATGAAACGCCGTGTGGAAGAGTGGTCAGATCAGTATGACTATCATTTCTCTGTTTACTCGACGCCATCCGAAAGCCTGACCGACCGTTTTTGCCGTTTGGATACAGAGAAGTTTGGCATCGTTCCAGATATTACTGACAAAGAATACTATACCAACTCCTTCCACTACGATGTGCGCAAGAATCCAACACCTTTTGAAAAGCTGGACTTTGAGAAGATTTATCCTGAAGTGGGTGCTTCTGGTGGCTTTATTCACTACTGTGAATATCCTGTGCTGCAGCAAAATCCAAAGGCACTGGAAGCTGTCTGGGACTATGCCTATGATCGGGTCGGCTATCTGGGAACCAATACACCGATTGACCGCTGTTACAAGTGTAACTTTGAGGGAGATTTCACGCCGACCGAGCGGGGCTTCACCTGTCCAAACTGTGGCAACAGCGATCCCAAGACAGTTGACGTGGTTAAGCGAACCTGCGGCTACTTAGGAAATCCGCAAGCCCGCCCAATGGTCAATGGCCGCCACAAGGAAATAT
- a CDS encoding SP_0198 family lipoprotein, giving the protein MKVSKKLVLSALTAMTAFVLVSCGNSGQNPSNQAAQSQVSSSVSQSSETVSSNSKASSNTNGSANTSSSEASTSSQTAASDLDGTYKATHEGDALTLEVSGNKGTLTKVERDGDQEIEQVQIAPTNQTMIVGDDVKRYRVEGNQLTLEDLSQENDDDDTIVFTKQ; this is encoded by the coding sequence ATGAAGGTTTCAAAAAAATTAGTTCTTTCAGCCCTTACGGCTATGACCGCTTTTGTATTGGTGTCTTGTGGCAATTCTGGTCAAAATCCATCCAATCAGGCTGCTCAATCTCAAGTGAGTTCCTCTGTTTCTCAGTCATCTGAGACAGTGTCATCAAATAGCAAGGCAAGTAGCAATACAAACGGTAGCGCAAATACTAGTAGTTCAGAGGCTTCTACTTCCAGTCAAACAGCTGCTAGTGACTTAGATGGGACCTATAAGGCCACTCATGAAGGTGATGCCTTAACCCTAGAAGTTTCTGGAAATAAAGGAACCCTGACCAAAGTCGAACGCGACGGTGACCAGGAAATTGAACAGGTGCAGATTGCTCCAACCAATCAAACCATGATTGTTGGAGATGACGTTAAACGTTATCGAGTAGAGGGTAATCAACTGACTCTGGAAGATTTGTCGCAGGAAAACGATGATGACGACACAATCGTCTTCACCAAACAATAA
- a CDS encoding SP0191 family lipoprotein: MKKFLLILGLTAVILTGCAQKKADKPKGKKEEITTTLPIITQAEKQEIITKKLVFPKDEQGIQSSQTITYQGKRFLKLIMERITPTDDSIKNAIKEVGLEETQRLLDESMQKDTDYTQAKTVAGFTGNVQILNENELKITSTYDFDNLDIEKALTLNYFKNSNLKEMTQMPPEEYIDNLLMNGAEEQQ, translated from the coding sequence GTGAAAAAATTTTTACTTATTCTTGGCTTAACAGCGGTGATTTTGACTGGTTGTGCTCAAAAGAAAGCAGACAAGCCAAAAGGGAAAAAAGAGGAGATTACTACAACTCTTCCCATTATCACTCAGGCTGAAAAGCAGGAAATTATTACCAAAAAGCTGGTTTTTCCAAAAGATGAGCAAGGAATTCAATCTAGTCAAACGATCACTTATCAAGGGAAACGGTTTCTCAAGCTAATCATGGAGAGAATTACTCCGACCGATGATAGCATCAAAAATGCGATTAAAGAAGTGGGGCTGGAGGAGACTCAGCGGCTCTTGGATGAGTCAATGCAAAAGGATACGGACTATACCCAAGCCAAAACAGTTGCTGGTTTCACTGGAAATGTCCAGATTCTCAATGAAAATGAACTAAAAATCACTTCAACCTACGATTTTGACAATTTGGATATCGAAAAGGCACTTACTTTAAACTATTTTAAAAATAGCAATCTAAAAGAAATGACGCAGATGCCACCGGAAGAATATATCGATAATTTATTGATGAACGGAGCTGAGGAGCAACAGTAA
- the spx gene encoding transcriptional regulator Spx, whose amino-acid sequence MITIYTVSSCTSCKKAKTWLNAHQLTYKEQNLGKEGITKEEILDILAKTENGIASIVSSKNRYAKGLGVDIEDLSVNEVIDIIMETPRILKSPILVDDKRLQVGYKEDDIRAFLPRAVRNVENAEARLRAAL is encoded by the coding sequence ATGATCACAATTTATACGGTTTCAAGTTGTACTAGCTGCAAAAAAGCAAAGACCTGGCTAAACGCCCATCAATTGACTTACAAGGAGCAAAACCTTGGTAAGGAAGGAATTACCAAAGAAGAAATTCTTGATATTTTAGCAAAAACTGAAAATGGCATTGCCAGCATTGTATCTTCAAAAAACCGTTATGCAAAAGGACTCGGTGTTGATATTGAAGATTTGAGTGTAAACGAAGTCATTGACATTATCATGGAAACACCACGGATTCTGAAAAGTCCGATTTTGGTGGATGATAAGCGTCTCCAAGTTGGTTACAAGGAAGACGATATCCGTGCCTTCTTGCCTCGTGCAGTGCGCAATGTCGAAAATGCAGAAGCTCGCTTACGGGCAGCTCTATAA
- the ruvX gene encoding Holliday junction resolvase RuvX: MRIMGLDVGSKTVGVAISDPLGFTAQGLEIIQIDEEKEQFGFERLTELVEQYKVDKFVLGLPKNMNNTSGPRVEASKAYGEKIAELFQIPVEYQDERLTTVAAERMLIEQADVSRSKRKKVIDKLAAQLILQNYLDRNF; the protein is encoded by the coding sequence ATGAGAATTATGGGACTGGATGTCGGCTCGAAAACGGTAGGCGTTGCGATTAGCGATCCGCTTGGTTTCACTGCTCAGGGACTTGAAATCATTCAGATTGATGAGGAAAAAGAGCAGTTCGGTTTTGAGCGTTTGACAGAGCTTGTCGAGCAATATAAGGTGGACAAGTTTGTGCTTGGCCTCCCTAAAAACATGAACAATACCAGCGGCCCACGAGTGGAAGCGAGTAAGGCTTATGGCGAGAAAATTGCCGAGCTTTTCCAAATTCCAGTCGAGTATCAGGACGAGCGTCTGACGACAGTGGCTGCTGAGCGCATGCTGATTGAACAGGCAGATGTCAGCCGCAGCAAGCGCAAAAAAGTGATTGACAAATTGGCGGCTCAGCTGATATTACAGAATTATCTAGATAGAAATTTTTAG
- a CDS encoding IreB family regulatory phosphoprotein, whose product MGFTDETVRFNLDDSNKKEISETLTDVYKSLNDKGYNPINQIVGYVLSGDPAYVPRYNNARNQIRKYERDEIVEELVRYYLKGQGIDL is encoded by the coding sequence GTGGGATTTACAGATGAAACGGTACGTTTTAATCTTGATGATTCAAATAAAAAAGAAATTAGTGAGACTTTAACCGATGTCTACAAGTCACTCAATGACAAGGGTTACAATCCAATCAATCAAATCGTAGGTTACGTGCTGAGTGGAGATCCTGCTTATGTGCCTCGTTATAATAATGCTCGAAACCAGATTCGTAAATACGAACGTGATGAAATCGTAGAAGAACTGGTGCGTTATTATTTGAAAGGGCAAGGCATTGACCTCTGA
- a CDS encoding bifunctional folylpolyglutamate synthase/dihydrofolate synthase, whose product MNEIEKWLNGRIGLNFRSGLERMQRAVDLLGNPEGAYPVIHVTGTNGKGSTIAFMRNLFADQGKKVASFTSPHMVSVHDRICINGLPISDTDFVRLGRQIQEMESELVKTHDQLSYFEILTLLAFLYFREEQVDLALIEVGIGGLLDTTNVLDGQVAVVTSVGLDHQETLGQTLTAIAEQKAGIFKKGRSAIIGPLPEEARRVCEQRAASLDLDLYEYGRDFWFSDRSFKNTDLLLSHLILGLQGAYQKENAALALQAFLLFMKQMDWEIDFSLLPSSLQKTHWAGRLEEISPNIYLDGAHNLPALSRLVEFIKGQKGKTCSLLFGALKRKDYSGMLAYLQEALPEVQVTVTSFDYGESVGQAEAADFEYVADYRAFIESFKQEQTADQVLFVTGSLYFIAEVRAYLQSV is encoded by the coding sequence ATGAATGAGATTGAAAAATGGTTGAACGGTCGCATTGGCCTGAACTTTCGTTCAGGCCTGGAGCGGATGCAGAGAGCTGTAGATTTGCTGGGGAATCCTGAAGGGGCTTACCCCGTCATTCATGTGACGGGAACCAATGGCAAGGGCTCCACAATTGCTTTTATGCGGAATTTATTTGCCGATCAGGGGAAAAAAGTAGCTAGCTTTACATCACCGCATATGGTCAGTGTTCATGACCGCATTTGTATCAATGGACTGCCGATTTCGGATACTGATTTTGTTCGCTTAGGGCGGCAGATTCAGGAGATGGAGAGTGAATTGGTCAAGACTCACGACCAGCTATCCTATTTTGAAATCTTGACCTTGCTGGCCTTTCTTTATTTTAGAGAGGAGCAGGTTGATCTGGCTCTCATCGAGGTGGGGATTGGTGGACTTTTGGATACGACCAATGTCTTGGATGGGCAAGTTGCAGTGGTGACCTCAGTGGGCTTGGATCATCAGGAGACCTTGGGGCAGACGCTTACAGCGATTGCAGAGCAGAAGGCTGGTATTTTCAAAAAAGGTCGTTCTGCAATCATAGGCCCCTTGCCGGAGGAGGCTCGTCGGGTTTGTGAGCAGCGGGCAGCAAGCTTGGACTTGGATTTGTATGAATACGGGCGAGATTTTTGGTTTTCTGATCGTTCTTTTAAGAATACAGACCTGCTTTTATCGCATTTGATCTTGGGATTACAAGGTGCCTACCAAAAAGAAAATGCAGCGCTGGCTTTGCAGGCCTTTCTGCTTTTTATGAAGCAAATGGACTGGGAAATTGATTTTTCTCTGCTTCCTTCTTCTTTGCAGAAGACCCATTGGGCGGGGCGACTAGAGGAAATTAGCCCGAATATCTATTTGGATGGTGCTCATAATTTACCGGCTTTGTCGCGTTTGGTCGAGTTTATCAAGGGGCAGAAGGGCAAGACATGCAGCCTGCTGTTTGGAGCTTTGAAGCGCAAGGATTATAGCGGTATGCTGGCCTATTTGCAGGAGGCTCTGCCAGAGGTTCAGGTGACGGTGACTAGCTTTGACTACGGAGAATCTGTGGGGCAGGCAGAAGCTGCGGACTTTGAATATGTGGCTGATTATAGAGCCTTTATTGAGAGTTTCAAACAAGAGCAGACGGCCGACCAAGTTCTTTTCGTAACGGGCTCACTCTATTTCATTGCAGAGGTTCGAGCCTACCTCCAGAGTGTATAA
- a CDS encoding Heme/copper-type cytochrome/quinol oxidase subunit 1: MNDRNRQENVEISVSLSAETWQNTNERRRIEKVIEPLPSFRLFVWSILVSLTSVFNPLLTNLATNLQSQNLYAGWALAQGEVAYANIYGTSGLLYYLLSWLGNLFLGPVVFLLFQVVALTLAGIYLFQTITHITVRTGLARQITILFYLFVLTLGFGGTYSMIFAFPFIFWSLSHLVKYLQGRVRDESFIRFGMVGALAFLIEPAFSLLFYSLTTLFLLLYSIADKRKARGFYQLLAGLLGFSLVFYPLGYYTVLNGSFGVAISQVTYVLEAFRLNSNYLLDHLLYYGLLFLGLGFLTALMTAFAFKEEPTDARGMRFIGLLGLPISFVGVLGLPEKGAYQLLITLPFALLLLALWLDTGGDRDGHERRHRKPTNASSWNRYLGKQLFLPLLAMLYLLAYPFVNEYILSNGVSAERNLAAQHIRENSTAKDSIYAWDNTASLYQQAQRLSTISLLSPSLYTGTEENRILLRNALNEASPKFILVNKDVKLYSDIKKKISQDYEEVDLELNHFKLYQSK, encoded by the coding sequence ATGAATGATAGAAACCGACAGGAAAATGTGGAAATTTCAGTATCTTTGTCCGCAGAGACCTGGCAAAATACGAATGAGAGACGGCGGATAGAAAAAGTAATCGAGCCGCTTCCCTCCTTTCGATTATTTGTGTGGAGCATCTTGGTCAGTCTGACTAGCGTGTTCAACCCTCTACTGACTAACTTAGCTACCAACCTGCAGTCGCAGAATCTGTACGCTGGCTGGGCGCTGGCTCAGGGAGAGGTTGCCTATGCAAACATATATGGAACCAGCGGTCTCCTCTACTATTTGCTGAGCTGGTTGGGGAATTTGTTCCTTGGTCCGGTAGTGTTTCTACTCTTCCAAGTAGTGGCCCTGACCTTGGCAGGAATTTATCTCTTCCAAACAATTACGCATATAACGGTTAGGACTGGTCTGGCTCGCCAGATTACAATCTTGTTTTATTTGTTTGTACTGACGCTGGGATTTGGCGGAACTTATTCTATGATTTTTGCCTTTCCATTTATCTTTTGGAGTTTGTCCCATCTAGTGAAGTACTTACAAGGGCGTGTCCGCGATGAATCTTTCATTCGTTTTGGAATGGTTGGAGCCTTGGCTTTTCTAATCGAGCCAGCTTTTAGTCTGCTTTTTTACTCATTGACAACGCTGTTTTTGCTTCTGTACAGTATCGCTGACAAGCGAAAAGCGCGTGGATTTTACCAGTTGCTGGCAGGTCTATTAGGTTTTTCTTTAGTCTTTTATCCACTGGGCTACTATACGGTTTTGAATGGTTCCTTTGGTGTGGCGATTAGCCAAGTGACTTATGTTCTAGAGGCTTTTCGTCTCAATAGCAACTATTTATTAGACCATTTACTCTATTATGGCTTGCTCTTCCTAGGTTTAGGTTTTTTGACAGCGCTGATGACGGCTTTTGCTTTCAAAGAAGAACCAACTGACGCGCGTGGTATGCGCTTTATTGGGCTATTAGGCCTCCCTATCAGCTTTGTTGGAGTTTTAGGTCTGCCAGAGAAGGGCGCTTATCAGTTGTTGATAACCCTGCCTTTTGCCTTGCTCCTGCTGGCCTTGTGGTTGGATACAGGTGGAGACAGGGATGGACATGAAAGACGCCACCGCAAGCCTACCAATGCTTCTAGCTGGAATCGTTACTTGGGCAAGCAACTCTTTCTACCTTTGCTTGCGATGCTTTACCTCCTAGCTTATCCGTTTGTAAATGAGTATATTTTATCCAATGGAGTTTCCGCGGAGAGAAATCTGGCAGCCCAACATATCCGTGAAAATAGCACTGCCAAGGATAGTATTTATGCTTGGGACAATACAGCAAGTCTCTATCAACAAGCGCAACGTTTATCAACTATTTCTCTACTGAGCCCGTCGCTCTATACAGGAACGGAAGAGAATCGCATTTTATTGCGCAACGCTTTAAACGAGGCGAGTCCGAAGTTTATTTTAGTCAATAAAGATGTGAAACTCTATTCAGATATAAAAAAGAAAATTTCTCAAGATTATGAAGAAGTGGACCTAGAACTCAATCACTTCAAGCTTTATCAAAGCAAGTAA